In Bacillus sp. S3, the sequence GATTGAGAATGTTAAATAAAAAAATGGAAGACTATACGTTACTGGACTCTATTATCATTGAGGGGCTGGCAGAGTATGCAGTATTCAAACATTGCGGCCGGGAATACCTAGCTAATTGGTGTCATATGTATACAGAAAAGGAACTAGCAAGGTTTTGGGAAAGATATTTACAACATCAGCTGCAGACGAAAAAGAATGAAAGAGGACACGATGAACTATTATATGGCGGCAGGGCAGTACCAAAATTGCTCGGCTATGCAGCTGGGTATAATGTTATTCGGCAATACTACAAAAGTCATAATTATTCTACGAAACTATCTTTTTCCAATCCTGCCGCCAAATATATCGAATAGGAAAGAATTACACTAACAGAAAAAGCCTGGTATAAAAGGCTTTTTTTATTTTTAAAAAAACTGAAATTACCAATTATGTAAAAAAGTCTTGCAATTGTAACAATTCTGTAATAGAATTCTATTTAAATATAACGAATTAGCAGAATAATTCAAAAAGTAAGAAGGTGTACTATGAGCCAAAAAAAGCCATTACTCAAAGAGGCACCGCTGCTCGAGGTGAAAAATTTAGAGACAGCCTTTGATATTGATGGAACGGATTATAATGCCGTTGATAATGTTTCATTTAAGGTAAAGCCACGGCAAATAGTTGGAGTTGTAGGTGAATCCGGCTGTGGAAAATCAGTTATGAGCCTTTCGATTATGCAGCTGCTGCCTAAAGGAATTGGCAAAGTAAAGTCAGGCGAAATTATATTTGATGGAATAAATATTGAGAAGATGTCCGAATCCCAAATTAATAAAATCCGTGGGAAGGATGTTTCAATGATCTTCCAAGAGCCAATGACCTCACTGAATCCGGTATTTACCATCGGATACCAGTTGCAAGAGGTTCTTTTTAACCATTTAAAAATATCTAAACAAGAAGCTAGGCAGAAGGCGATTGCCTTATTAAAAAGTGTTGGAATTTCCCGGCCTGAAAAGATTGTTGATGAATATCCGCATCAATTATCAGGTGGTATGCGCCAAAGAGTTATGATAGCGATCGCAATTGCCTGCCAGCCTAAATTGTTAATTGCGGATGAGCCGACAACAGCTCTCGATGTTACTGTTCAGGCACAAATCTTGGAACTTTTAAAAGAGATTCAAGAGGTAAATGATATGTCGGTCATTCTTATTACACATGATTTAGGTGTAGTTGCGGAAATGTGTGATGAAGTGATCGTAATGTATGCAGGAAAGATTGTTGAACGAACCGATGTCGATACATTGTTTCATAATCCTAAACACCCATATACCACACTTCTATTAGGCGCAATTCCTAAAATGGAAGAACAGGAAGAACGCTTAAGTTCAATCAAAGGAATTGTTCCATCATTAACGAATATGCCAAAGGCTGGCTGTCGATTTGCCAACCGTTGTCCAAGTGCAATGCCTGAATGCTTTACAATTACCCCCGTTCTCGAAGATGTTGAACAAGGCCATGAGGTTGCCTGTTTGCTCTTTGAATCTAGTAATCCAAGAGAAGGGGTGAAGTGATGACTTCAGTATCAGTACATAAAAATAAAGAAAGCGCTTCCTTTCAAGCTGAAAATCTTTTAGAGATTCAAAACCTTAAAACCTATTATCCTGTTAAAGGTGGTTTTTTTAAACGGACAATTGGGAATGTTAAAGCGGTCGATAACATTTCATTTGAGATTAAGCGAGGAGAAACACTTGGACTTGTTGGTGAATCCGGCTGCGGCAAATCAACTGCCGGCCGGACAATCTTACGATTATTGAAACCAACCGAAGGCAGAATTCTGTTTGATGGAAAAGATATTACCAGGATTTCAGGTAAATCATTGCGTGATATTCGAAAAGATATGCAAATGGTTTTTCAAGATCCGTATGCTTCCTTGAACCCGATGCAAATGGTTGGAGATATTATCGCGGAACCCATTTATAATTTTTCAAAAAAGAGTAAAGAAGAATTAAAAAAAGAGGTTCTGGATTTATTGGATAAAGTAGGTCTGCCGCCCGAAGCTTATTATAAGTATGCACATGAATTTTCCGGCGGACAGCGTCAAAGAATCGGAATTGCCCGTTCCCTTGCGCTCAAACCAAAATTGATAATCGCCGACGAGCCGGTTTCTGCACTGGATGTATCCGTGCAATCACAGGTTTTAAACCTGTTAAAAGATTTGCAAAAGGAATTTGATTTAACATTCCTATTTATCGCGCATGACTTAAGTGTTGTTAAACATATGAGTGATCGAATTGGTGTTATGTACCTAGGTAACATGGTAGAGATTGCAAATAAGGATCTCCTTTATGCAGAACCTCTCCATCCATATACCCAGGCACTAATATCTGCCATTCCATCTCCAGACCCAAGAATCAAGAAGGAAAGAATTATTTTAAAAGGAGACGTGCCAAGTCCCATCAATCCTCCATCAGGATGCCCATTCCATCCTCGCTGTCCAATGGCAATGGAGGAATGTTCTAAAACAAAACCGGTATTAAAGGAGGTGAAGCCATCTCATCGAGTAGCTTGCCACCTTTACTAATAAAAAGGAAATTAAAAATCTAATAGGGGGGAACAAAATGAAGAAACGAAGTATGCTTATGTTAGCGGCATTA encodes:
- a CDS encoding ABC transporter ATP-binding protein, which codes for MSQKKPLLKEAPLLEVKNLETAFDIDGTDYNAVDNVSFKVKPRQIVGVVGESGCGKSVMSLSIMQLLPKGIGKVKSGEIIFDGINIEKMSESQINKIRGKDVSMIFQEPMTSLNPVFTIGYQLQEVLFNHLKISKQEARQKAIALLKSVGISRPEKIVDEYPHQLSGGMRQRVMIAIAIACQPKLLIADEPTTALDVTVQAQILELLKEIQEVNDMSVILITHDLGVVAEMCDEVIVMYAGKIVERTDVDTLFHNPKHPYTTLLLGAIPKMEEQEERLSSIKGIVPSLTNMPKAGCRFANRCPSAMPECFTITPVLEDVEQGHEVACLLFESSNPREGVK
- a CDS encoding ABC transporter ATP-binding protein; its protein translation is MTSVSVHKNKESASFQAENLLEIQNLKTYYPVKGGFFKRTIGNVKAVDNISFEIKRGETLGLVGESGCGKSTAGRTILRLLKPTEGRILFDGKDITRISGKSLRDIRKDMQMVFQDPYASLNPMQMVGDIIAEPIYNFSKKSKEELKKEVLDLLDKVGLPPEAYYKYAHEFSGGQRQRIGIARSLALKPKLIIADEPVSALDVSVQSQVLNLLKDLQKEFDLTFLFIAHDLSVVKHMSDRIGVMYLGNMVEIANKDLLYAEPLHPYTQALISAIPSPDPRIKKERIILKGDVPSPINPPSGCPFHPRCPMAMEECSKTKPVLKEVKPSHRVACHLY